In a single window of the Drosophila albomicans strain 15112-1751.03 chromosome 3, ASM965048v2, whole genome shotgun sequence genome:
- the LOC117567932 gene encoding hexokinase type 2, whose protein sequence is MDVELRELMQAFVLSDYQVQEVYSRFCLEIAKGLRRSTNSQSNTKCFPTYVQELPTGDEMGKYLALDLGGTNFRVLLVSLKGHHDATVESQIYAVPKDLMIGPGVELFDHIAECLAKFVHKHNMSSAYLPLGFTFSFPCVQAGLKEAMLTRWTKGFGCPGVEGEDVGRMLHEAIRRRGDADIAVVALLNDTTGTLMSCAHRNPECRVGVIVGTGCNACYVEHVDNVDLLDAQFKRKEKQIIVNCEWGAFGESGQLDFVRTEYDNEVDRKSINRAQQLFEKMTSGMYLGELVRLVLVRALERNAIFKGAGNRRAEYAAILQHNIDIFETKHISEIESDTFPELANTRRIIKQLFGIEKASVEDCQKLRYICECISSRAATLVAIGISGLINRIADRKVVVGIDGSVYRYHPKFDTYIRNTMHKLVKSDKEFDIMLSEDGSGRGAALVAAVASKTK, encoded by the coding sequence ATGGACGTGGAGTTGCGCGAACTTATGCAAGCCTTTGTGCTCAGCGACTATCAGGTGCAAGAGGTGTACAGTCGCTTCTGCCTCGAGATCGCCAAGGGCTTAAGACGCTCGACAAACTCGCAGTCGAATACCAAATGCTTTCCCACCTATGTGCAAGAGTTGCCTACTGGCGATGAGATGGGCAAGTATCTGGCCTTGGATTTGGGTGGCACCAACTTTCGTGTGCTGCTCGTCTCACTCAAAGGTCATCACGATGCCACGGTGGAATCACAGATCTATGCAGTGCCCAAGGACTTGATGATTGGACCTGGTGTGGAGCTCTTCGATCACATTGCCGAGTGTTTGGCCAAGTTTGTCCACAAGCACAACATGAGCAGCGCTTATCTGCCGCTGGGATTCACCTTCTCGTTTCCCTGCGTCCAAGCGGGTCTTAAGGAGGCAATGCTCACGCGTTGGACCAAAGGCTTCGGCTGCCCCGGCGTCGAGGGCGAGGATGTGGGTCGCATGCTGCACGAGGCCATTAGACGACGTGGCGATGCGGATATTGCAGTCGTGGCCTTGCTCAATGACACAACGGGAACACTCATGTCTTGTGCGCATCGCAATCCCGAGTGCCGTGTGGGCGTTATTGTGGGCACGGGATGCAATGCCTGCTATGTGGAGCATGTAGACAACGTGGATCTATTGGATGCGCAATTCAAGCGTAAGGAGAAGCAGATCATTGTCAACTGCGAGTGGGGCGCCTTTGGTGAGAGTGGACAGCTGGACTTTGTGCGCACAGAGTACGACAACGAGGTGGATCGCAAGTCCATTAACCGTGCCCAGCAGCTGTTCGAGAAGATGACTTCAGGCATGTATCTGGGCGAGCTGGTGCGTCTCGTTTTGGTGCGCGCTCTCGAGCGGAATGCAATCTTTAAAGGCGCCGGCAACAGACGCGCTGAGTACGCCGCGATTCTTCAGCATAATATTGATATCTTCGAGACGAAGCATATTTCGGAAATCGAGAGTGATACATTCCCTGAACTCGCAAACACCAGACGCATCATCAAGCAGCTGTTCGGTATAGAAAAGGCTTCCGTTGAGGATTGCCAGAAGCTGAGATACATTTGTGAGTGCATCTCGAGCCGAGCAGCGACACTGGTGGCGATTGGAATCAGTGGATTAATCAATCGCATCGCTGATCGCAAGGTAGTTGTGGGCATCGATGGATCTGTGTATCGATATCATCCTAAGTTTGATACCTACATACGCAATACTATGCATAAGCTGGTCAAATCGGACAAAGAATTCGATATTATGCTGTCCGAGGACGGTTCGGGACGTGGAGCAGCTTTGGTGGCAGCTGTTGCCAgcaaaaccaaatga
- the LOC117568021 gene encoding DNA-directed RNA polymerases I, II, and III subunit RPABC1 — protein MDDEAETYKLWRIRKTIMQLSHDRGYLVTQDELDQTLEQFKEMFGDKPSDKRPSRSDLIVLVAHNDDPTDQMFVFFPEEPKIGIKTIKTYCTRMQEENIHRAIVVVQGGMTPSAKQSLVDMAPKYILEQFLESELLINITEHELVPEHVVMTAEEKQELLSRYKLKENMLMRIQAGDPVARYFGLKRGQVVKIIRSSETAGRYISYRLVC, from the coding sequence atggaTGACGAGGCGGAAACCTACAAACTGTGGCGCATTCGCAAAACCATCATGCAGCTAAGTCATGATCGTGGCTATTTGGTAACCCAAGATGAGTTGGACCAGACACTGGAGCAGTTCAAGGAAATGTTCGGCGACAAACCCAGCGACAAGCGTCCGTCGCGCTCCGATTTGATTGTCTTGGTGGCCCACAACGATGATCCGACTGACCAGATGTTTGTGTTCTTCCCCGAGGAGCCCAAGATTGGCATCAAAACTATTAAGACTTACTGCACCCGCATGCAGGAGGAGAACATCCACCGCGCCATTGTTGTGGTCCAGGGCGGCATGACGCCCTCGGCCAAGCAATCTTTGGTGGACATGGCGCCCAAGTACATACTCGAACAGTTCCTCGAATCCGAGCTGCTGATCAACATAACGGAGCACGAACTGGTACCTGAGCATGTGGTCATGACTGCTGAGGAGAAGCAGGAGCTGCTCAGTCGTTATAAGCTGAAGGAGAACATGTTGATGCGTATCCAAGCTGGTGATCCGGTGGCTCGTTACTTTGGCCTGAAACGTGGCCAGGTGGTGAAGATTATTCGCTCCTCGGAGACGGCGGGCAGATACATTTCATATCGTTTGGTATGCTGA
- the LOC117571521 gene encoding glutamate transporter polyphemus isoform X1: MENANAALEPQHTQLTLLQSASSYYYYDPYEKRTVEVPLNNLDAFISLLKCVMGTGILAMPLAIRYSGVVAGVLLSLLLMMLLTYCIHLLISGMTECCRRIQVPQVSMPQAVQIAYQSGPRCVHCFANVAGFLTSCVLVIGQFGLCCVYIVFVAKNFKEIGDYYCRDFNERYYVVGVCVLQLPFFLIRKLKYLVPLNLISNCFLYLGFLCIMYYLVRGLPNPQQRELIKPPADWIMFFGIAAFSLTAVGSMLVVEANMAHPQSYLGIFGVLNLAVFFILFSNILFGIMGYWRYGEQVEASITLNVPQNEILSQIIKVAIALGIFLSYPLNGFVVITVIFKDYGQGSESNYSCTLEFVVRVCFLLLTGIVSAVVPNLAALTELEGAFSLCNLNLICPALIDMFINYAPGYGRLRWKLIRDIVLIIIGIIFGIVGCSVAIRQLVEDLRGTLQSMQKFHLRAGQQQFLKSLFKYRHWHQFDFGFAFDYFALLKLRLNFSSSQNFRALLRYTILCIFGNGNERQICIWLSGLCGSLH; the protein is encoded by the exons atggaaaatgcaaatgcagcgcTTGAACCACAGCACACTCAACTGACATTGCT ACAATCGGCATCGTCGTATTACTACTATGACCCCTACGAGAAGCGTACAGTTGAGGTGCCACTGAA CAACCTGGATGCCTTCATTTCACTGCTCAAATGCGTGATGGGTACTGGAATTTTAGCCATGCCATTGGCCATTCGCTACTCTGGAGTTGTGGCCGGTGTGTTGCTTTCGCTGCTGCTAATGATGCTGCTGACCTATTGCATCCATTTGCTG ATCAGTGGCATGACCGAGTGCTGTCGTCGCATTCAAGTGCCTCAGGTATCCATGCCGCAAGCCGTACAGATTGCCTACCAAAGCGGGCCACGATGTGTGCATTGCTTTGCCAATGTGGCTGGATTTTTGACCAGCTGTGTGCTGGTGATTGGCCAGTTCGGTCTCTGCTGTGTCTACATTGTCTTTGTGGCCaagaattttaaagaaatcGGCGACTACTATTGCCGCGACTTCAATGAACGCTACTATGTCGTCGGTGTCTGTGTGCTACAGTTGCCTTTCTTTTTGATACGCAAACTGAAATATCTGGTACCACTGAATCTCATCTCGAACTGTTTCCTCTATTTGGGCTTTCTTTGCATTATGTATTATCTGGTGAGGGGATTGCCGAATCCACAGCAACGTGAGCTGATTAAGCCACCAGCAGATTGGATAATGTTCTTTGGCATTGCGGCTTTCTCATTGACAGCCGTGGGTTCG ATGCTGGTTGTTGAGGCAAATATGGCGCATCCACAAAGCTATCTAGGCATCTTTGGTGTACTCAATTTGGCCGTGTTTTTCATACTGTTCTCGAACATATTATTTGGCATCATGGGCTATTGGCGTTATGGCGAACAAGTGGAGGCCAGCATTACGCTAAATGTGCCGCAGAATGAGAT CCTTTCGCAGATCATCAAAGTAGCCATTGCTCTGGGTATTTTTTTGAGCTATCCGCTGAATGGTTTCGTTGTCATCACGGTTATATTTAAGGACTATGGCCAGGGATCTGAATCGAATTATTCCTGTACTCTGGAATTTGTGGTGCGTGTTTGTTTTCTGCTCTTAACGG GTATCGTGTCTGCTGTGGTGCCAAATTTGGCTGCCTTAACCGAATTGGAAGGAGCATTTTCTCTGTGCAATTTAAATCTCATATGCCCGGCTCTAATCGATATGTTTATCAACTATGCACCGGGCTATGGTCGATTGCGCTGGAAGCTAATACGGGACATAGTACTTATTATAATTGGTATTATCTTTGGCATTGTGGGCTGCAGTGTGGCCATCAGACAGCTGGTGGAAGACCTTCGAGGGACGTTGCAAAGCATGCAA AAGTTTCACCTGAGGGCAGGGCAACAGCAGTTCCTGAAGTCGCTCTTCAAGTATCGACATTGGCATCAATTTGATTTCGGTTTTGCCTTCGACTACTTTGCATTATTAAAACTGCGGCTAAACTTTTCAAGCAGCCAAAACTTCCGAGCATTACTTCGCTATACTATACTATGTATttttggcaatggcaatgaaaggcaaatatgtatttggcTAAGCGGTTTATGCGGCTCATTGCATTGA
- the LOC117571521 gene encoding glutamate transporter polyphemus isoform X2 has protein sequence MENANAALEPQHTQLTLLQSASSYYYYDPYEKRTVEVPLNNLDAFISLLKCVMGTGILAMPLAIRYSGVVAGVLLSLLLMMLLTYCIHLLISGMTECCRRIQVPQVSMPQAVQIAYQSGPRCVHCFANVAGFLTSCVLVIGQFGLCCVYIVFVAKNFKEIGDYYCRDFNERYYVVGVCVLQLPFFLIRKLKYLVPLNLISNCFLYLGFLCIMYYLVRGLPNPQQRELIKPPADWIMFFGIAAFSLTAMLVVEANMAHPQSYLGIFGVLNLAVFFILFSNILFGIMGYWRYGEQVEASITLNVPQNEILSQIIKVAIALGIFLSYPLNGFVVITVIFKDYGQGSESNYSCTLEFVVRVCFLLLTGIVSAVVPNLAALTELEGAFSLCNLNLICPALIDMFINYAPGYGRLRWKLIRDIVLIIIGIIFGIVGCSVAIRQLVEDLRGTLQSMQKFHLRAGQQQFLKSLFKYRHWHQFDFGFAFDYFALLKLRLNFSSSQNFRALLRYTILCIFGNGNERQICIWLSGLCGSLH, from the exons atggaaaatgcaaatgcagcgcTTGAACCACAGCACACTCAACTGACATTGCT ACAATCGGCATCGTCGTATTACTACTATGACCCCTACGAGAAGCGTACAGTTGAGGTGCCACTGAA CAACCTGGATGCCTTCATTTCACTGCTCAAATGCGTGATGGGTACTGGAATTTTAGCCATGCCATTGGCCATTCGCTACTCTGGAGTTGTGGCCGGTGTGTTGCTTTCGCTGCTGCTAATGATGCTGCTGACCTATTGCATCCATTTGCTG ATCAGTGGCATGACCGAGTGCTGTCGTCGCATTCAAGTGCCTCAGGTATCCATGCCGCAAGCCGTACAGATTGCCTACCAAAGCGGGCCACGATGTGTGCATTGCTTTGCCAATGTGGCTGGATTTTTGACCAGCTGTGTGCTGGTGATTGGCCAGTTCGGTCTCTGCTGTGTCTACATTGTCTTTGTGGCCaagaattttaaagaaatcGGCGACTACTATTGCCGCGACTTCAATGAACGCTACTATGTCGTCGGTGTCTGTGTGCTACAGTTGCCTTTCTTTTTGATACGCAAACTGAAATATCTGGTACCACTGAATCTCATCTCGAACTGTTTCCTCTATTTGGGCTTTCTTTGCATTATGTATTATCTGGTGAGGGGATTGCCGAATCCACAGCAACGTGAGCTGATTAAGCCACCAGCAGATTGGATAATGTTCTTTGGCATTGCGGCTTTCTCATTGACAGCC ATGCTGGTTGTTGAGGCAAATATGGCGCATCCACAAAGCTATCTAGGCATCTTTGGTGTACTCAATTTGGCCGTGTTTTTCATACTGTTCTCGAACATATTATTTGGCATCATGGGCTATTGGCGTTATGGCGAACAAGTGGAGGCCAGCATTACGCTAAATGTGCCGCAGAATGAGAT CCTTTCGCAGATCATCAAAGTAGCCATTGCTCTGGGTATTTTTTTGAGCTATCCGCTGAATGGTTTCGTTGTCATCACGGTTATATTTAAGGACTATGGCCAGGGATCTGAATCGAATTATTCCTGTACTCTGGAATTTGTGGTGCGTGTTTGTTTTCTGCTCTTAACGG GTATCGTGTCTGCTGTGGTGCCAAATTTGGCTGCCTTAACCGAATTGGAAGGAGCATTTTCTCTGTGCAATTTAAATCTCATATGCCCGGCTCTAATCGATATGTTTATCAACTATGCACCGGGCTATGGTCGATTGCGCTGGAAGCTAATACGGGACATAGTACTTATTATAATTGGTATTATCTTTGGCATTGTGGGCTGCAGTGTGGCCATCAGACAGCTGGTGGAAGACCTTCGAGGGACGTTGCAAAGCATGCAA AAGTTTCACCTGAGGGCAGGGCAACAGCAGTTCCTGAAGTCGCTCTTCAAGTATCGACATTGGCATCAATTTGATTTCGGTTTTGCCTTCGACTACTTTGCATTATTAAAACTGCGGCTAAACTTTTCAAGCAGCCAAAACTTCCGAGCATTACTTCGCTATACTATACTATGTATttttggcaatggcaatgaaaggcaaatatgtatttggcTAAGCGGTTTATGCGGCTCATTGCATTGA
- the LOC117571521 gene encoding glutamate transporter polyphemus isoform X3 has translation MENANAALEPQHTQLTLLQSASSYYYYDPYEKRTVEVPLNNLDAFISLLKCVMGTGILAMPLAIRYSGVVAGVLLSLLLMMLLTYCIHLLISGMTECCRRIQVPQVSMPQAVQIAYQSGPRCVHCFANVAGFLTSCVLVIGQFGLCCVYIVFVAKNFKEIGDYYCRDFNERYYVVGVCVLQLPFFLIRKLKYLVPLNLISNCFLYLGFLCIMYYLVRGLPNPQQRELIKPPADWIMFFGIAAFSLTAVGSMLVVEANMAHPQSYLGIFGVLNLAVFFILFSNILFGIMGYWRYGEQVEASITLNVPQNEILSQIIKVAIALGIFLSYPLNGFVVITVIFKDYGQGSESNYSCTLEFVVRVCFLLLTGIVSAVVPNLAALTELEGAFSLCNLNLICPALIDMFINYAPGYGRLRWKLIRDIVLIIIGIIFGIVGCSVAIRQLVEDLRGTLQSMQV, from the exons atggaaaatgcaaatgcagcgcTTGAACCACAGCACACTCAACTGACATTGCT ACAATCGGCATCGTCGTATTACTACTATGACCCCTACGAGAAGCGTACAGTTGAGGTGCCACTGAA CAACCTGGATGCCTTCATTTCACTGCTCAAATGCGTGATGGGTACTGGAATTTTAGCCATGCCATTGGCCATTCGCTACTCTGGAGTTGTGGCCGGTGTGTTGCTTTCGCTGCTGCTAATGATGCTGCTGACCTATTGCATCCATTTGCTG ATCAGTGGCATGACCGAGTGCTGTCGTCGCATTCAAGTGCCTCAGGTATCCATGCCGCAAGCCGTACAGATTGCCTACCAAAGCGGGCCACGATGTGTGCATTGCTTTGCCAATGTGGCTGGATTTTTGACCAGCTGTGTGCTGGTGATTGGCCAGTTCGGTCTCTGCTGTGTCTACATTGTCTTTGTGGCCaagaattttaaagaaatcGGCGACTACTATTGCCGCGACTTCAATGAACGCTACTATGTCGTCGGTGTCTGTGTGCTACAGTTGCCTTTCTTTTTGATACGCAAACTGAAATATCTGGTACCACTGAATCTCATCTCGAACTGTTTCCTCTATTTGGGCTTTCTTTGCATTATGTATTATCTGGTGAGGGGATTGCCGAATCCACAGCAACGTGAGCTGATTAAGCCACCAGCAGATTGGATAATGTTCTTTGGCATTGCGGCTTTCTCATTGACAGCCGTGGGTTCG ATGCTGGTTGTTGAGGCAAATATGGCGCATCCACAAAGCTATCTAGGCATCTTTGGTGTACTCAATTTGGCCGTGTTTTTCATACTGTTCTCGAACATATTATTTGGCATCATGGGCTATTGGCGTTATGGCGAACAAGTGGAGGCCAGCATTACGCTAAATGTGCCGCAGAATGAGAT CCTTTCGCAGATCATCAAAGTAGCCATTGCTCTGGGTATTTTTTTGAGCTATCCGCTGAATGGTTTCGTTGTCATCACGGTTATATTTAAGGACTATGGCCAGGGATCTGAATCGAATTATTCCTGTACTCTGGAATTTGTGGTGCGTGTTTGTTTTCTGCTCTTAACGG GTATCGTGTCTGCTGTGGTGCCAAATTTGGCTGCCTTAACCGAATTGGAAGGAGCATTTTCTCTGTGCAATTTAAATCTCATATGCCCGGCTCTAATCGATATGTTTATCAACTATGCACCGGGCTATGGTCGATTGCGCTGGAAGCTAATACGGGACATAGTACTTATTATAATTGGTATTATCTTTGGCATTGTGGGCTGCAGTGTGGCCATCAGACAGCTGGTGGAAGACCTTCGAGGGACGTTGCAAAGCATGCAAGTCTAA
- the LOC117571521 gene encoding glutamate transporter polyphemus isoform X6 — translation MENANAALEPQHTQLTLLQSASSYYYYDPYEKRTVEVPLNNLDAFISLLKCVMGTGILAMPLAIRYSGVVAGVLLSLLLMMLLTYCIHLLISGMTECCRRIQVPQVSMPQAVQIAYQSGPRCVHCFANVAGFLTSCVLVIGQFGLCCVYIVFVAKNFKEIGDYYCRDFNERYYVVGVCVLQLPFFLIRKLKYLVPLNLISNCFLYLGFLCIMYYLVRGLPNPQQRELIKPPADWIMFFGIAAFSLTAVDAGC, via the exons atggaaaatgcaaatgcagcgcTTGAACCACAGCACACTCAACTGACATTGCT ACAATCGGCATCGTCGTATTACTACTATGACCCCTACGAGAAGCGTACAGTTGAGGTGCCACTGAA CAACCTGGATGCCTTCATTTCACTGCTCAAATGCGTGATGGGTACTGGAATTTTAGCCATGCCATTGGCCATTCGCTACTCTGGAGTTGTGGCCGGTGTGTTGCTTTCGCTGCTGCTAATGATGCTGCTGACCTATTGCATCCATTTGCTG ATCAGTGGCATGACCGAGTGCTGTCGTCGCATTCAAGTGCCTCAGGTATCCATGCCGCAAGCCGTACAGATTGCCTACCAAAGCGGGCCACGATGTGTGCATTGCTTTGCCAATGTGGCTGGATTTTTGACCAGCTGTGTGCTGGTGATTGGCCAGTTCGGTCTCTGCTGTGTCTACATTGTCTTTGTGGCCaagaattttaaagaaatcGGCGACTACTATTGCCGCGACTTCAATGAACGCTACTATGTCGTCGGTGTCTGTGTGCTACAGTTGCCTTTCTTTTTGATACGCAAACTGAAATATCTGGTACCACTGAATCTCATCTCGAACTGTTTCCTCTATTTGGGCTTTCTTTGCATTATGTATTATCTGGTGAGGGGATTGCCGAATCCACAGCAACGTGAGCTGATTAAGCCACCAGCAGATTGGATAATGTTCTTTGGCATTGCGGCTTTCTCATTGACAGCCGTGG ATGCTGGTTGTTGA
- the LOC117571521 gene encoding glutamate transporter polyphemus isoform X4 encodes MENANAALEPQHTQLTLLQSASSYYYYDPYEKRTVEVPLNNLDAFISLLKCVMGTGILAMPLAIRYSGVVAGVLLSLLLMMLLTYCIHLLISGMTECCRRIQVPQVSMPQAVQIAYQSGPRCVHCFANVAGFLTSCVLVIGQFGLCCVYIVFVAKNFKEIGDYYCRDFNERYYVVGVCVLQLPFFLIRKLKYLVPLNLISNCFLYLGFLCIMYYLVRGLPNPQQRELIKPPADWIMFFGIAAFSLTAVGSMLVVEANMAHPQSYLGIFGVLNLAVFFILFSNILFGIMGYWRYGEQVEASITLNVPQNEISSK; translated from the exons atggaaaatgcaaatgcagcgcTTGAACCACAGCACACTCAACTGACATTGCT ACAATCGGCATCGTCGTATTACTACTATGACCCCTACGAGAAGCGTACAGTTGAGGTGCCACTGAA CAACCTGGATGCCTTCATTTCACTGCTCAAATGCGTGATGGGTACTGGAATTTTAGCCATGCCATTGGCCATTCGCTACTCTGGAGTTGTGGCCGGTGTGTTGCTTTCGCTGCTGCTAATGATGCTGCTGACCTATTGCATCCATTTGCTG ATCAGTGGCATGACCGAGTGCTGTCGTCGCATTCAAGTGCCTCAGGTATCCATGCCGCAAGCCGTACAGATTGCCTACCAAAGCGGGCCACGATGTGTGCATTGCTTTGCCAATGTGGCTGGATTTTTGACCAGCTGTGTGCTGGTGATTGGCCAGTTCGGTCTCTGCTGTGTCTACATTGTCTTTGTGGCCaagaattttaaagaaatcGGCGACTACTATTGCCGCGACTTCAATGAACGCTACTATGTCGTCGGTGTCTGTGTGCTACAGTTGCCTTTCTTTTTGATACGCAAACTGAAATATCTGGTACCACTGAATCTCATCTCGAACTGTTTCCTCTATTTGGGCTTTCTTTGCATTATGTATTATCTGGTGAGGGGATTGCCGAATCCACAGCAACGTGAGCTGATTAAGCCACCAGCAGATTGGATAATGTTCTTTGGCATTGCGGCTTTCTCATTGACAGCCGTGGGTTCG ATGCTGGTTGTTGAGGCAAATATGGCGCATCCACAAAGCTATCTAGGCATCTTTGGTGTACTCAATTTGGCCGTGTTTTTCATACTGTTCTCGAACATATTATTTGGCATCATGGGCTATTGGCGTTATGGCGAACAAGTGGAGGCCAGCATTACGCTAAATGTGCCGCAGAATGAGAT ATCATCAAAGTAG
- the LOC117571521 gene encoding glutamate transporter polyphemus isoform X5, with product MENANAALEPQHTQLTLLQSASSYYYYDPYEKRTVEVPLNNLDAFISLLKCVMGTGILAMPLAIRYSGVVAGVLLSLLLMMLLTYCIHLLISGMTECCRRIQVPQVSMPQAVQIAYQSGPRCVHCFANVAGFLTSCVLVIGQFGLCCVYIVFVAKNFKEIGDYYCRDFNERYYVVGVCVLQLPFFLIRKLKYLVPLNLISNCFLYLGFLCIMYYLVRGLPNPQQRELIKPPADWIMFFGIAAFSLTAVGSMLVVEANMAHPQSYLGIFGVLNLAVFFILFSNILFGIMGYWRYGEQVEASITLNVPQNEM from the exons atggaaaatgcaaatgcagcgcTTGAACCACAGCACACTCAACTGACATTGCT ACAATCGGCATCGTCGTATTACTACTATGACCCCTACGAGAAGCGTACAGTTGAGGTGCCACTGAA CAACCTGGATGCCTTCATTTCACTGCTCAAATGCGTGATGGGTACTGGAATTTTAGCCATGCCATTGGCCATTCGCTACTCTGGAGTTGTGGCCGGTGTGTTGCTTTCGCTGCTGCTAATGATGCTGCTGACCTATTGCATCCATTTGCTG ATCAGTGGCATGACCGAGTGCTGTCGTCGCATTCAAGTGCCTCAGGTATCCATGCCGCAAGCCGTACAGATTGCCTACCAAAGCGGGCCACGATGTGTGCATTGCTTTGCCAATGTGGCTGGATTTTTGACCAGCTGTGTGCTGGTGATTGGCCAGTTCGGTCTCTGCTGTGTCTACATTGTCTTTGTGGCCaagaattttaaagaaatcGGCGACTACTATTGCCGCGACTTCAATGAACGCTACTATGTCGTCGGTGTCTGTGTGCTACAGTTGCCTTTCTTTTTGATACGCAAACTGAAATATCTGGTACCACTGAATCTCATCTCGAACTGTTTCCTCTATTTGGGCTTTCTTTGCATTATGTATTATCTGGTGAGGGGATTGCCGAATCCACAGCAACGTGAGCTGATTAAGCCACCAGCAGATTGGATAATGTTCTTTGGCATTGCGGCTTTCTCATTGACAGCCGTGGGTTCG ATGCTGGTTGTTGAGGCAAATATGGCGCATCCACAAAGCTATCTAGGCATCTTTGGTGTACTCAATTTGGCCGTGTTTTTCATACTGTTCTCGAACATATTATTTGGCATCATGGGCTATTGGCGTTATGGCGAACAAGTGGAGGCCAGCATTACGCTAAATGTGCCGCAGAATGAGAT GTAG
- the LOC117568644 gene encoding fibrinogen-like protein 1 produces MGTIKIKSVFLLTVFKMFLVATAIGEKTCEFDQKMEEQCRIQSYKTMEPLLDYFRQVRNGLQYKEIRENKLNELNELNSDLMEKYHEIVKIHEKFMKEAALLDEYKNKVLKGENDLQSCQIKVDKLESKINSKQNIIKLEGQLSDQSPNLENCQVQLKYFNSRLIEKDEIIKRFSEDIQNNTEHQKTLELKLEKSKSELIKQEIDIQLCRSEIDTLSMTSENIREEQKIIESQLKDNQRKLIDKVIENQLCQSEIEILSPTTCIPFGDYPGVHRLNVSGVGLFDVLCDSQLAGPGWIVIQQRVGGNESFNRDWATYRKGFGALDSDFFLGLEKIHRITSLERHELYIHLVAVNGSTYNARYDDFKISDEDNGYVLSLGKFKGTIIRDAMRDGENMKFTTFDRDNDIKDGGNCAVKYNGWWHSKCYDCNLNAPYGPDLIWHNENILKEAKMLIRPNEAMKK; encoded by the exons ATGggcacaataaaaattaaatcagtCTTCTTACTAAcagtttttaaaatgtttttggtGGCCACAGCTATTGGTGAGAAG ACATGTGAATTCGATCAAAAAATGGAAGAACAGTGCCGCATTCAAAGTTATAAAACTATGGAACCTTTGCTTGACTATTTTAGACAGGTTAGAAATGGGTTACAATACAAAGAGATTAGggaaaataagttaaatgagttaaatgaattaaattctgatCTTATGGAAAAGTATCacgaaattgtaaaaattcatgaaaaattCATGAAGGAGGCAGCTCTATTAgatgagtataaaaacaaagtacttaaaggggaaaacgatttgcaatCGTGTCAAATTAAAGTTGATAAATTAGAATCTAAGattaattcaaaacaaaatattattaaattagaagGACAATTATCAGATCAATCCCCCAACTTAGAAAATTgtcaagttcaattaaaatatttcaattctaGGTTAATTGAGAAAGATGAAATTATAAAGAGATTTAGTGAggatattcaaaataacaCAGAACATCAGAAAACACTTGAGTTGAAATTAGAGAAGAGTAAATCTGAATTAATAAAGCAAGAGATAGATATTCAGTTATGCCGATCTGAAATTGATACATTGAGCATGACGTCAGAAAATATCAGAGAAGAgcagaaaataattgaatcGCAATTAAAAGATAATCAAAGAAAGCTAATTGATAAGGTTATAGAAAATCAGTTATGTCaatctgaaattgaaatattaagtCCCACAACTTGCATCCCTTTCGGAGATTATCCAGGAGTTCATCGACTCAATGTTTCTGGCGTAGGTTTATTCGATGTTTTGtgcgatagtcagttagctggacctggatggattgtaatacaacaacgagttgggGGAAATGAGAGCTTCAATAGGGATTGGGCAACGTATCGCAAAGGTTTCGGTGCATTGGATAGTGACTTCTTCCTTGGCCTAGAGAAAATACATCGTATCACAAGTTTGGAGCGTCACGaactttatatacatttggtTGCTGTGAATGGAAGTACCTACAACGCTCGATATGACGACTTTAAAATATCTGATGAGGACAATGGATACGTACTGAGTTTGGGTAAATTCAAAGGAACTATTATTCGGGATGCGATGAGAGACGGcgaaaacatgaaattcacaacattCGATCGCGACAACGACATTAAAGATGGTGGTAATTGCGCAGTTAAATACAATGGCTGGTGGCACTCGAAATGTTATGATtg taatttaaatgcaccaTATGGGCCGGATCTTATTTGgcacaatgaaaatatattgaaagaAGCTAAGATGCTAATTCGCCCCAATGAAGCGATGAAGAAGTGA